TCGGTTCCTTGCGCAGCACCGCATTGGCTATGCAGGCATTGCAAGATTTGGAACCCGATCCGGCAGGAAAGTGGAATCGCAGCGCCGCCTCGGAATGGCTTCTTAGCAAGCAGCGTTCGGATGGCGGGTGGACCGAGGAGCCACTACAGGATGGACAGGTGGGACCTGGTGTAGGGTAAGAGACCGAGCAGCTAGTATCTAACCGGTGTGCTCCCACACAGGACGCCAGCATTGGAATCGGTCTGACGGCGGATATTGTACTGGCACTGGGTTGGCGAGGACTAGGGGCTGTACGTGCGCTACAATGTGACCATGTAATGCGCGAATCGAACGAGCCGTCGGAAAACGGGGAGCCCAAGCTGGCGCTACCGGTAGGGCTACACATTTCCCCGGTCGAGGAAGCGGAACCACGGAACGTGTCTTACACGTACACCCTCTGGGTTGGTACGAACGAAACAGAGGAATATTTTCTTGACTTGACCTCGCCGAAGAATACGACATTCTTCCGAGCGATGAAGCAAGCTGCAGATATAGACTCAAGGTAACGTTCGCCAGTTCTGGTACCGTAGTGAGTTATGACTCCACTGAGGAGGCTAATACTCTAAGGTAGATAGCGCACTCAAGCTTATGTGCCCAATAACATTGTACTTTAAGGTTTTCATTTGAAGCTCAGGAATGGCCTAATGGGCACTACGTGCACACTCTGGCCGGTATGAAGGAAGAACCAAAAAGGTAGTCTTTATTATAACCGACATACTAGCTCTCCACGTCTTTGTACTAAATATTCCATTCGTATCATGACAACGTATCACAACTTACAGCTACCACTTTTGGCTGCTATACCGCCTACCAGAGAAACCGGACACGAAAAATCCCCCGGGAAATCAGCTCATAGCGCCGCTGGGTAAGGATTCCTTTAAAACAATCACTGCAGTTTGGTGGAGTTGATGCAAACCCGAGAAGCTGCAAAAAGAAAGTACAATTTCATATACTACTTTCATCATCTCTTCTCCCTAGGCGTCGACGAGTTGTTGGTGGAGGATGGCGAACATTATCTGTACTGGTATAAGAAGTTGTAAGCGACGTCCTCGTTCATCGGCCGATCCCTCCATTCGTATATACCTTAGAAGTTAGTTCGCAAACCAGAAAGCAATAAGTGGTAGAACCAGAACCGTGGGGTGTGCAACGTTAAGTAAATGCGAACGCAGATATGTGCATTGTTCTGTTACATGTTTTGAAATCTTGAACACAGAGTCGCGGTATAGTTTACCACCGAAAATACGTTGCACCTTGGGGGGCGCACACGCTGCAACTTCCCGAAGTTGCTTCATTGCTCAGTTTATAGCGCAAAGTATGGTtatttacatttgtttttcagTGCTCGAAATGTGCAAAATGGCGAACGAGCGGCATGGTAGAGATCTACTCTAGAAAGTGCTCAAACAGTATGAAAACAAAGGTTTATGAAATAAGACAAAGGATAGACGTACACTGACTATTGTAGTGTAGGAGGAGGATGAACAAAATGTGGACCATCCGTGTGCGATGAAGAAGGGCCAGGTTTGTACGCAATGTGCACCCCTTACTTTACCACAAAATgcggaaatcgaaaaacaatatACAAGCACTTATATACGTTATACAAATATATCTATTATACATACATTATTATATATACACACATATGCGCGCGCGTGCATAGAGAAAGAATAGCACGGCGTCAACGTAATAGGAGGCCTTTGGCACCTAGGGGAAGAATGCCAGTGGGCCAGGGCCACCTCCGAAACTAAGCCACCAGCCAAAGCAAAGATTTAGCAAAGCAAAGTCTCTGTGGAGCAGGAGAAGAATAATGATTGTAGTGAAATGTGATTTACTTTTCTGCAGCATCAAACAGCGAAAAATGCACCCAATTTGACAATAATTTATGTGTGCTTGATTGGAGACAGTTGTTGGAGTGACAAACCCGGAAAAACATACCGACCACATGCGAAGTGTTAGTAATTTTGCGAGGCGAGAAGAGCGGTACCAGATATAGTGTGGGATGTGGGACATGTGTTCATGTCTATCCAACCCTAGCGAACATTGTTTGGcgtaaacaaacatttgcaGCAAATATAGTCGGTAAGGAAAGTCGTAAGTCTagaagaaaacgaacaaaagAAGGGAAAGCAAAATGTAATTCAACAACATTCGCCCAGTTCTTTGCGGTACAGTAAGTACATTCCTTAGAGATCCAAatcagcagcagagcagcagtAGTGCGTTGCCTTGGAGCTGTAGTGCTGGTATGCTTTAGTATTAATCTTGCTTCGCATTGGGTTAGTGTCCACTAGTTGAAGTAGTTCCGTTCCGGTCTTTAGGGTAAATTTAACTAAGTGTCGGTTATAGGCCAGCTTTACGCATAAGGCAACTACAAACGATGGAACCGGATCCAACACGATACCAATAGCTCAAACTGGATGGCTAAACAACAATAGTCACAGTGCTTAACAATAATACCTTTCCTAACTCATTTACAATACAGTACGTAACATTATCCAAACCAAATACGAATAGTTTTACCTTTATTATTTGTATCTATTATTATCGGATTGCCACCATCATCTACGCATAATATGATGTATTACTTTTAATACCGTCAAATGAAAATAGTGACTGATAGCAACGTTGGCGCAACAATGCCAAATTACGTATAATGTTAGCTTACTGATTCTATAGCTCAAAAATACACACAAGAATAGTGGTGTGAAGACCGTAAGTGCACGCATTGTGCCATAGCCACTGGCCCACCAAGTCGGAAAATGGTATTATACATGATCGATGAACAATAACTCCAGCACGTCAGAAAACTTTATGCATATGCACACCGTACCAACTAAATAGCTATTGAATATACGCAATAAAGGAGGGAAATACTACTACTTTACTTATGGCttattgaaaaggaaaaccttAGCCtgagtttatgtttttcagTTCCGGTTTTATTGGTCGAGTCAAGGTAGGTTGAATATTTTCGGCCAACCCGTTTCAGATGATTCCCAAACCAATCTCGTCCGTAAGGTTGGCTTAACGAGACGATGATTTCTGTTGAGATCGTTTGAGTAAGCTgacccgatgacgatgaccCGTAAGTATCTAAAACTTTTCGTTCTATTCCAGTATACAACCATTTTACCATGTGTAATTAACTGCTGATGAAACGGTTTCGGCATCGCGGGGACTACGCGTTCAAAGTAATGTTCCAAAGACTGCCAAGACTCAAACCTATTTTTACTAACACCAAACCTGATTTGGTAGCTATTAGTTTTCGAAgttcaaaagaaaatagaaattgaaGCGAAGGCTTAGCAGTACGAATTTTTAAAACGATTTCATAATGTGTTCcacataaaataaagtattatTGTCGCCACTCTTAACGACTGTACGATCAAGCGTCAAAACTGTCAGTTTTTCCTTGTGTTTACAATTTGGAAAGGATTCATCAACCGCATACCCTGTGACAACTTCACCttctttttaatgtttctcgGCAAAATAAGTGATTAATATTAGTATGCAACTTGTGTTTCAATCCTGTAATATTTGTGCatgttttttaatttaatttaaccaACGTGGAAGCAAAAGTAGCCTATGAACAATGCTTCGTAGTTCATGGTTTTGGTTGACGGGTCCTGTCTTACGAGAGTTTGTGGTTGCGACAGTCAAGCGTTGACAGATAGATTTACGAAAACACTCGAAGCGCGAACAACACATTCAAGAAGCTAATATAATTGTAGGCGTAGTTGAGAATAATAAAACGGTACTGAAAAGGCGTAAGCGGGATTAGAAAGGATTATCCTTACATTATGCTTGAAGGGTGGTACTGTCGAACAATGCAACAAGCGCAGAAAAGTGAATTAGACGCGGATGCTAATGAGCCGCTGGACAACGACAGCACCGGGCCTGATGATGACAGTGACGATGAAGGATccagcaaaaaagaaatagaTTATAGATCCTTATGtaaagaaatgaagaaaaaactgaaaattcTCCTCTACGTAAGTGGTGTTCATCGCAGCGCACTGCACCCGGCATTGTACTTATTTGCTATTTACAGGAAAATGCTTTCTTTCAACACAATCTAACTGTTCACCAAAGACGGTTGCTGAAGATTACACGCGATCGCTCGTTTCTATTGGATCGTTTGTTAGAATACGACCGGCCTGAGCTATCATCGTCAGACAGCGAAGCCACCGTTTCCTCAGATGATTCACGTGTGGAAGTAGTtcaaaagaaacggaaaaccgatACCAGTGCTACAACTAGTAATTCAGCGTCGAAAGCCTCGTCGGTAGCTCAAACCAAACGAGGCAAGAAAGTCCAGAGGAAACAACCACAGCCTACCACTTCTCAGCAGTTCACCGGGGCAACGAATCAGGAGCCCGTACCGAAGCAATCTGAATTGTTGCCAATGCCTCACTTATCGCCATCTGTCCTACTAGATACTGCATTCATTCCGGGCATTTCAAAAGATAATCATGTTGAACTGATGTCTCAAGAAAGACAATTGACCAACGAAGAAATTGAAAGGCATCTTCAGCTTCGCAAGGAAGTGCTAGAAGTTGTCCCAGAAGGGGAATTACCTAGTGAGGTGTTTAGTACCGTCCCATCTAGTGCGATGTGTGATGCACCCAACGACGAAACAGTTGAACCCTCCAGGGGGAATTTGGTGGAAGATTGCTTTTCGGTGGATCTTAATTTaatgaatgtttaaatttCTGAAACACAACGCACAATGTAATGTCACGTTGTACGAAACCCTTTGGTAGAGTGGaacaatattttacatttaatttctaTGTTTCCCATAATTGAAATCCCAGCAATTGGTCATCTGTGTAAATCTCGAAACTTAAACAAATGaggtaaaatgaaaaatatatgCGTCAATAGCCTACTACTcaaaaaatggtgaaattACAACGATGAGGTAGAAAACATTAACGGAATAAGTTGACGCAACAAGGTACAATCGAAATAAAACTCATAAACGATAAACCGACAACATGTGGTTCGTTTGTCTCGCTTTAGAATGGTGCATATTAAATTTGGAAAATACTCTTTCACAAGTCGAGTAATGCAATGACGCCTGTTCAGCTCAAAGAGCGCCCAAagcaaagccaaacaaaaagaaaacctgtCCGTACATCTTTATTTAAGATCGCTGTGCAAAAACAGCTGGGCAGCTGTCAAAactttgtttactgttttcgaATGATGCTATAGCAATCGGGCACCGTAGCTATGTATCGTGCCATAAGGAATACGCAGAAGAGTTACTCATTGTTTTGGCGTCCTCCAAATTTACGATGTGACGGCATTCTTGCAGACAGCTCAAAAAAATTGGGCCTGGTCAGTGTGCTTCATAGTAGCTCCCCGGAGCAGCGCTGTTATTCGACCGGGGCTACGACGGAACGATGGGATTCTGGTCTTCCATCGGGCTTTACCAACACACCGCCGAAGGATGCCCGCGTTGTTATTTGTGGTGGCGGGATGGCCGGAGCCGCCGTTGCCTACCAACTTGCCCAGCGTGGCTGGGGACCCCATACGGTACTGATCGAGAGGGGACGAATAGGTGAAGGCAATCCACGGCACTTCAGTGGGCTGCTGGGTGAACTGAAACCGACCCACTCGCAAGTTCTGCTAGCGCAAACTTCCCTTGAGTTGATCCGTGATTTCGACGCAAAAGGCCTTCCGACGGGATGGAAAAAGACGGGTTCACTCAATCTGGCCCGGACTCGCGATCGAATGACCATGTTTCGTCGCATGAAATCTCAGAGCGTGTGAGTATAATGTCGCTCGTTATGCGACACTCTTATTTTTGACCACGGATTTTCATGCCTCGAATGGGCTTTTACTAATTGCAGATCATGGAATGTGGAATGCGAAATTGTTACCCCGGAAAAGTGCAAGGAACTTTGTCCACTGATAGACATCAGCGATATAGTAGGTGGTTTATGGATTCCCAATGACGGTGTCGGCAATCCAAACGCATTCTGCCACAGCCTGGTGCTGGAATCTCTAGATAAAGGGGTAACCGTTGCCGAGAATTGCTCCGTGATGAGGGTGAACCAAAGGAATGGTCGCGTCAACGCGGTTGAAACTACTAAGGGCACGGTGGAGTGCGTTTATTTTGTCAACTGCGCTGGCTTCTGGGCACGTCAGGTAGGGCAGATGTCGGAACCGTATGTAAAGGTACCTTTACATTCGGCGGAACACTACTATCTCCACACGAAACCGATCGCGGGACTCGGCGACCAGTTTCCGGTGGTGCGTGATCTAGATGGTCACATCTACTTTCGGGAGAATGATGGTTGCCTGCTAGCTGGAGGATTtgaaacaatggccaaacCTGCATACGAGGATGGAGACATACCGATGACAACGGCCGAACGAAAGCTCCTGCCCGATTGGGACCATTTCCATCCGTTGTTGGAAGAGCTACTGCAACGGTGCCCGTCTTTAAAGGACGTTCCTTTGGACAAGCTATCGAACTGCCCGGAAGCCTTTTCGCCGGATTGTAAATGGATTATTGGTGAATCGCCTGAGGTATAAAGCAGGGCCAGTTGAGTACTGTTGGTGATTGatagatttattttttatacgAAACAACAGATTCAAAACTATTTGGTTGCTGCAGGAATGAAAACGGTTGGAATGTCCGCTGCGGGCGGTGTTGGGCGAGCTATTGCAGACATAATAACACAAGGTGAGAATCATCAAAGGTACGAGAACGGATCGAGTCATGTCAATTGTCTCGTTATAAATAGCTAtagtgttttaattaatttaggtatttatataattttattggttttattgttttgcgtCTAACGATCATGCAATCCTTGTTTTAGGAAATTGTGGTAAGCAAATGTAACttacaccaatattttgtAATGTAACTTAATCacatattttgtttgaaacTGTCAGTTCGAGTTTTTTTTAGTATTTGTCACATGCTTTATTTTCTCGCAGCTTATtactaaaatattttatatgCTGTACTCTCTGATCTTCAAGGCTATTCCACTGTGGACCTACATGAGCTTGACATATCCAGATTCTTGGGGCTGcacaataatcgaaaatttCTCCGTGATCGCGTGCGTGAAGTGCCAGGACTGCATTACGATTTAAATTATCCCTTTCACGAGTTTCGCACTGGACGCAACCTTCGGATGTCGCCTATCTTTCCGGCACTAAAGGAGGCAGGGGCAGTCTTCAGCCAAGTAATGGGATACGAACGGCCGGCCTGGTTCGACAGAAAGCTTTCTCAGGATGAAAGAGGCAGACCAAAGTTCCGAATTGCTACTACGAATGGTTTTGGCAAGCCGCACTGGTTTGACCACGTCCAGAGCGAGTATGAAAACTGCCGCGAACGAATCGGAATGAGCGACTATAGTACCTTTACGAAAATTGATCTGTGGTCGAAAGAAGGCGAAGTGGTCGACTTGCTGCAGTACCTCTGCTCGAACGACGTTGACCAACCGGTCGGGTCTATCATTCACACGGGAATGCACAATCGCCATGGCGGATATGAGAATGATTGCTCATTGGCAAGATTGTCGGAAAATCAGTTAGTATAAGAATTCGTGtagattaaaaaatattttattttggaatttttctgttgtttccAACCAGCTACATGATGATCGCTCCAACCGTTCAGCAGGCGCGATGTAAAGCATGGATCGAGCGTCATTTACCAGCCGGAGGGCGGGTTAGTGTATCGGATGTAACTTCCATGTTTACCGCAATTTGCATTATGGGACCATTCACACGTATCATGTTATCTGAACTCACCGATACTGAGCTCTCACCGAAGCATTTCCCATTCTTCACCTGCAAGGTTCGTATGCGTTTGTTGGGAAGAGCGTTTGAACGGTTGATTATGATCCTTCAACTCTATCGAATTTTCTAGGAATTGGACGTTGGCTTAGCCAATGGAATCCGCGCTTTAAATCTTACACATACCGGGGAACTGGGGTACGTGTTGTACATACCGAATGAATTCGCGCTGCACGTTTACACGAAGCTCATGGAAGCCGGACAAAAGTATGGTATCCGACACTGCGGTTATTATGCGATGCGAACGCTTcgtgtggaaaagtttttcgctttctgGGGTCAGGATCTTGACACCTTTACCACACCCTTGGAGTGTGGCCGCATGTGGCGCGTGAAATTCGATGTAAGTGATCACGTCTTTAGATGCTGTGCCTAGTGTTTTCCGGCTGAAGTCGTTTGCTGATGTGTGTATCTTGGCATTAACCATTTTTAGAAAGGGATGGACTTTATCGGGAAGGAAGCattgctgcagcagcgcgAGAAAGGCGTCGAAAGAATGTACATACAACTTCTAATCAATGATCACGACCCAGACGTAGATTTGTGGTCCTGGGGTGGTGAGCCAATTTACCGCGACGGTGTGTGCTGCGGCCAAACAACAACTACGGCGTATGGTTTTACGTTCAAAAAACAGGTACATCCGTATCCCGATTGATGTCACTTGAGCCCAATGTGATGATCGTGACTGCAAATGCCATTTCTTTACAGATATGCCTCGGATTTGTAAAGAATTTACACCCAAGTGGTCGAGCGCTCACTGTTACCAATGAGTACGTCCTCAGTGGTGACTATGAGGTGGAAATTGCTGGCATCCGGTATCCGGCAAAGGCGAATCTTCACTCACCGAATCTGCCCACAAAGTACCCGGATCAGGAACGGGAAGCGTACAAAGCTACACGCGACAAAAGCGATGAAACCAATTTGCTAGCGTATAGACCGAATAATTAgatatcaaataatgttgataCAGCTATCGTTGTGAGTGTCTTGTTGCTGTCATATATTTATAATTTAAGGATTGTTTTTGGACGATCAGTTACATCAGTTACCCAAGTTTGAAATTATACAAAAGACAAAGGAATATATATTTTACATCGCCACGGCGAGGATTCAATGCGATTATGTTAAATCTTTATCTACGGCGAAGTGCAGCGTAGAATAATAAAAGTTGATAGTAAAAGTTGAAGGTGACCCAACGGTTTCATGCCTGCATTATATATTGTTTGGAAAAACTGTGCCTGACTGGCTGAATACTGATGTCTGATGTTCACAATCTCCTTGAATTTATCTTGGATAATTTCTTCTAGTATATTCTCGTTTGAGATTATTCTGCCTTTACATGCTTTAAAATGGGTGTCATTTCACCCCCTGCTGAAGCAGTTTGACTTTACATTACTTGAATTAAAACGATGAAATACGAGCAAGCCGATGCAATTATCTGAAAAGTAGTTGTTTACTTGACTTATAGGCTTATGCACTAGGGATGTTTTAGTAAATTGATGGTTACTCACGGTCATAACGAGTGTTTGATCTAGGT
The nucleotide sequence above comes from Anopheles bellator chromosome 1, idAnoBellAS_SP24_06.2, whole genome shotgun sequence. Encoded proteins:
- the LOC131216159 gene encoding INO80 complex subunit E; the protein is MLEGWYCRTMQQAQKSELDADANEPLDNDSTGPDDDSDDEGSSKKEIDYRSLCKEMKKKLKILLYENAFFQHNLTVHQRRLLKITRDRSFLLDRLLEYDRPELSSSDSEATVSSDDSRVEVVQKKRKTDTSATTSNSASKASSVAQTKRGKKVQRKQPQPTTSQQFTGATNQEPVPKQSELLPMPHLSPSVLLDTAFIPGISKDNHVELMSQERQLTNEEIERHLQLRKEVLEVVPEGELPSEVFSTVPSSAMCDAPNDETVEPSRGNLVEDCFSVDLNLMNV
- the LOC131215399 gene encoding pyruvate dehydrogenase phosphatase regulatory subunit, mitochondrial: MYRAIRNTQKSYSLFWRPPNLRCDGILADSSKKLGLVSVLHSSSPEQRCYSTGATTERWDSGLPSGFTNTPPKDARVVICGGGMAGAAVAYQLAQRGWGPHTVLIERGRIGEGNPRHFSGLLGELKPTHSQVLLAQTSLELIRDFDAKGLPTGWKKTGSLNLARTRDRMTMFRRMKSQSVSWNVECEIVTPEKCKELCPLIDISDIVGGLWIPNDGVGNPNAFCHSLVLESLDKGVTVAENCSVMRVNQRNGRVNAVETTKGTVECVYFVNCAGFWARQVGQMSEPYVKVPLHSAEHYYLHTKPIAGLGDQFPVVRDLDGHIYFRENDGCLLAGGFETMAKPAYEDGDIPMTTAERKLLPDWDHFHPLLEELLQRCPSLKDVPLDKLSNCPEAFSPDCKWIIGESPEIQNYLVAAGMKTVGMSAAGGVGRAIADIITQGYSTVDLHELDISRFLGLHNNRKFLRDRVREVPGLHYDLNYPFHEFRTGRNLRMSPIFPALKEAGAVFSQVMGYERPAWFDRKLSQDERGRPKFRIATTNGFGKPHWFDHVQSEYENCRERIGMSDYSTFTKIDLWSKEGEVVDLLQYLCSNDVDQPVGSIIHTGMHNRHGGYENDCSLARLSENHYMMIAPTVQQARCKAWIERHLPAGGRVSVSDVTSMFTAICIMGPFTRIMLSELTDTELSPKHFPFFTCKELDVGLANGIRALNLTHTGELGYVLYIPNEFALHVYTKLMEAGQKYGIRHCGYYAMRTLRVEKFFAFWGQDLDTFTTPLECGRMWRVKFDKGMDFIGKEALLQQREKGVERMYIQLLINDHDPDVDLWSWGGEPIYRDGVCCGQTTTTAYGFTFKKQICLGFVKNLHPSGRALTVTNEYVLSGDYEVEIAGIRYPAKANLHSPNLPTKYPDQEREAYKATRDKSDETNLLAYRPNN